A region from the Nocardia terpenica genome encodes:
- a CDS encoding response regulator — translation MTTIRVLIADDHAMFRSGLRAVVDAHPDTECVADVGDGRSAITETARLHPDVAILDVRMPKLDGLAATEAIVAAGGTRVLVLTTYDSEAGLARALAAGASGFLLKTLPPEELLAAIRIAARGDAVIDPSMTRRLAARFAGTLAPAPVPPELAALTAREHEVLLLLADARSNAEIAAALGVGEETVKTHVSRILAKLGVRDRIHAVVYAHQHGLASASRR, via the coding sequence ATGACCACGATCCGCGTCCTGATCGCCGACGACCACGCCATGTTCCGCTCCGGGCTGCGCGCCGTGGTCGACGCCCACCCCGACACCGAATGCGTCGCCGACGTCGGCGACGGCCGCTCCGCCATCACCGAAACCGCCCGCCTGCACCCGGATGTCGCCATCCTCGACGTGCGCATGCCCAAACTCGACGGGCTCGCCGCCACCGAGGCCATCGTCGCCGCCGGCGGCACCCGCGTGCTGGTGCTCACCACCTACGACAGCGAGGCCGGGCTCGCCCGCGCCCTCGCCGCCGGCGCCAGCGGCTTCCTGTTGAAAACCCTGCCGCCCGAAGAACTGCTCGCCGCCATCCGGATCGCCGCCCGCGGCGACGCGGTCATCGACCCATCCATGACCCGCCGCCTCGCGGCCCGCTTCGCCGGTACCCTCGCCCCCGCCCCCGTCCCGCCCGAACTGGCCGCCCTCACCGCCCGCGAACACGAGGTCCTGCTCCTGCTCGCCGACGCCCGCAGCAACGCCGAGATCGCCGCCGCCCTCGGCGTCGGCGAGGAAACCGTCAAAACCCACGTCTCCCGCATCCTCGCCAAACTCGGCGTACGCGACCGCATCCACGCCGTCGTCTACGCCCACCAGCACGGACTGGCGTCAGCGAGCCGCCGGTGA
- a CDS encoding HAD family acid phosphatase, with the protein MTSTTRTTLLAVLALAGIVLPAQAARADDALPSHRQWLGDVAAVMQDGPTYLDDRAARGGDKLAIVLDIDNTALQTHYAPGKATPPVLEFARHAKAKGFSVLFASYRPEAESARWAVSNAGYPVDGMCVRSVGDSGKAATKQRCRRQYTEQGYIITANVGNRSTDLEGGNYEKGYKLPDYDGRLS; encoded by the coding sequence ATGACTTCGACCACGCGTACCACCCTTCTCGCCGTGCTCGCCCTGGCCGGTATCGTCCTGCCCGCCCAGGCGGCCCGGGCCGACGATGCGCTGCCTTCCCATCGGCAGTGGCTCGGCGATGTCGCCGCGGTCATGCAGGACGGCCCCACCTATCTCGACGACCGCGCGGCGCGCGGCGGCGACAAGCTCGCCATCGTTCTCGATATCGATAACACCGCGCTGCAGACCCACTACGCCCCGGGCAAGGCCACGCCGCCGGTGCTGGAGTTCGCGCGGCACGCGAAGGCGAAGGGATTCAGCGTGCTGTTCGCCTCCTACCGGCCCGAGGCCGAGTCCGCGCGCTGGGCGGTGTCGAACGCCGGATACCCGGTCGACGGGATGTGCGTGCGCTCGGTCGGCGATTCCGGCAAGGCCGCCACCAAGCAGCGCTGCCGCCGCCAGTACACCGAGCAGGGCTACATCATCACCGCCAATGTCGGCAACCGCTCGACCGACCTCGAGGGCGGCAACTACGAAAAGGGTTACAAGCTGCCCGATTACGACGGGCGCCTGTCCTGA
- a CDS encoding DoxX family protein, protein MSEAVAQADPEAEAVSEPTRTGPRWPAATRVVFRFCFVYFGLFCLTDPQILYDFVGWFRTLLPIDASLWLVRPLSPLVHWVGRTVFGVDATLRIDSASGDQPFQWVLLFCLLVVATAATVVWSVLDRRRRDYRRLAGWFLLFVRLCLAVQMVSYGLAKAIPIQMPEPALTTLLKPFGDLSPMGVLWNQVGASQPYEILLGCAEVTAGVLLFVPRTAVLGAMLSLVSMAQVFVLNMTFGVPVKILSGHLLLLSMVLLAPEARRLLDALVRDRAVGPGSRPEPWRAPRARRIAVAVQVVLGVWVVASTAQLGWTTFREVGGGQDRPPLYGIWSVAEFTRDDQPVPPLLTDQGRWRNLIIETPGAATYQVMDDRMIPAMAQVDLVKHHLDMFAMPGPQGAVPGQLSSARFTFEQPSAAELRLRGLLDGHRVTMTLNRVDRSAFRLYSTGFHWVQDYQHSR, encoded by the coding sequence ATGAGTGAGGCTGTGGCACAGGCGGATCCGGAGGCAGAGGCGGTGAGTGAGCCGACTCGCACCGGGCCGCGGTGGCCCGCCGCGACCCGGGTGGTCTTCCGGTTCTGCTTCGTGTACTTCGGGCTGTTCTGCCTGACCGATCCGCAGATTCTCTACGATTTCGTCGGCTGGTTCCGCACCCTGCTGCCGATCGATGCCAGTCTGTGGCTGGTGCGGCCGCTGTCGCCGCTGGTGCACTGGGTGGGGCGCACGGTCTTCGGCGTCGATGCCACGCTGCGCATCGACTCGGCCAGCGGCGATCAGCCCTTCCAATGGGTGCTGCTGTTCTGCCTGCTGGTGGTGGCGACGGCGGCGACGGTGGTGTGGTCGGTGCTGGATCGGCGGCGGCGCGACTATCGCCGGCTCGCCGGATGGTTTCTGCTGTTCGTGCGGTTGTGCCTGGCGGTGCAGATGGTCAGCTACGGCCTGGCCAAGGCCATTCCGATCCAGATGCCGGAGCCGGCGTTGACCACGCTGCTGAAGCCGTTCGGCGATCTGTCGCCGATGGGGGTGCTGTGGAATCAGGTCGGGGCGTCGCAGCCGTACGAGATCCTGCTCGGCTGTGCGGAAGTGACGGCGGGGGTGCTGCTGTTCGTGCCGCGCACCGCGGTGCTGGGCGCGATGCTGAGCCTGGTGAGCATGGCGCAGGTGTTCGTGCTGAACATGACCTTCGGTGTGCCGGTGAAGATTTTGTCCGGGCATTTGCTGCTGTTGTCGATGGTGCTGCTGGCGCCCGAGGCGCGGCGGCTGCTGGATGCGCTGGTGCGCGATCGCGCGGTGGGTCCGGGGTCGCGGCCGGAACCGTGGCGGGCGCCGCGGGCGCGGCGCATCGCGGTGGCGGTGCAGGTCGTGCTGGGGGTGTGGGTGGTGGCCTCGACCGCGCAGTTGGGCTGGACCACGTTCCGGGAGGTCGGCGGCGGGCAGGACAGGCCGCCGCTGTACGGGATCTGGTCGGTCGCCGAATTCACCCGCGACGATCAGCCGGTGCCGCCGCTGCTGACCGATCAGGGCCGGTGGCGGAATCTGATCATCGAGACGCCGGGGGCGGCGACCTATCAGGTGATGGACGATCGGATGATTCCGGCGATGGCGCAGGTCGATCTCGTCAAGCATCACCTCGATATGTTCGCGATGCCGGGTCCGCAGGGCGCGGTGCCGGGGCAGCTGAGTTCGGCTCGGTTCACCTTCGAGCAGCCGTCGGCGGCGGAGTTGCGGTTGCGGGGCCTGCTGGACGGGCATCGGGTGACGATGACGCTGAACCGGGTCGACCGCAGTGCTTTCCGGTTGTACAGCACCGGATTCCACTGGGTGCAGGACTATCAGCACTCCCGATGA
- the mihF gene encoding integration host factor, actinobacterial type, protein MALPTMTAEQRSAALAKAAAVRKARSELIEQVRKGKVSMGEVLKRADKEDLVKKTKVAAVIKALPGIGPVKAAKLMDEAEIPADRRIGGLGSRQRAALLEALKH, encoded by the coding sequence ATGGCACTTCCCACCATGACCGCCGAGCAACGCTCAGCAGCGCTGGCCAAGGCCGCTGCGGTCCGCAAGGCGCGGTCGGAACTGATCGAGCAGGTGCGCAAGGGCAAGGTCTCCATGGGCGAGGTCCTCAAGCGCGCCGACAAGGAGGACCTGGTCAAGAAGACCAAGGTCGCCGCCGTGATCAAGGCCCTGCCCGGCATCGGACCGGTCAAGGCCGCCAAACTGATGGACGAGGCCGAGATCCCCGCCGACCGCCGCATCGGCGGCCTGGGCTCCCGTCAGCGCGCCGCCCTGCTCGAGGCGCTCAAACACTGA
- a CDS encoding tyrosine-type recombinase/integrase: protein MTADPDRIAEARRLLAALGVSPADLRDRPPVPTLGDYLPRVVAAAGPGALKSYRSYWNHLLVAFGTRPLDRITATDIEQLEYHVATHVVPRRSNRDGRSAREAFIAAARAIYSRAIADDLLPAGSSPAHRVPKPRRLPSTRRALTADELDQINAAARVSGDDPALDALLLRLHTETACRRAGALGLRVGDLETSECLVRLREKGQTVRWQPISPQLTHALAEHATGRGARSAGSDLLRYRDGRPLTARRYDSLWTRIRGQLLWAQAQGISTHWLRHTTLTWVERNFGYGVARAYAGHTDSTGAATTTYIKADIHAVATALAAMTGQPHPLAVPVDELHPVWRRSGTGT from the coding sequence ATGACCGCTGACCCGGACAGGATCGCCGAAGCCCGCCGCCTGCTTGCCGCCCTCGGAGTGAGCCCCGCCGATCTGCGCGACCGCCCGCCCGTTCCGACCCTGGGTGATTATCTCCCGCGCGTGGTCGCTGCCGCGGGGCCGGGAGCGTTGAAGAGCTACCGGTCCTATTGGAATCATCTGCTGGTCGCGTTCGGAACCCGGCCGCTGGACCGGATCACCGCCACCGATATCGAGCAGCTCGAGTATCACGTGGCCACGCATGTCGTGCCGCGGCGCAGCAACCGCGACGGTCGGTCGGCGCGGGAAGCGTTCATCGCTGCCGCGCGTGCCATTTACAGCCGCGCCATCGCCGATGACCTGTTGCCTGCGGGTTCCTCGCCGGCTCACCGCGTTCCGAAACCACGCCGGCTGCCCAGCACCCGCCGGGCCCTCACCGCCGACGAACTCGACCAGATCAATGCCGCTGCCCGCGTCTCCGGCGACGATCCGGCGTTGGATGCGTTGTTGCTGCGACTGCACACCGAAACCGCGTGCCGGCGTGCCGGTGCCCTTGGACTGCGGGTCGGTGACCTGGAGACCAGCGAATGCCTGGTGCGGCTGCGGGAGAAGGGCCAAACCGTGCGATGGCAGCCGATCAGTCCCCAGCTCACCCACGCCTTGGCCGAGCACGCCACCGGCCGTGGTGCCCGATCTGCGGGATCGGATCTGCTGCGCTACCGCGACGGTCGCCCCCTGACCGCCCGCCGCTACGACAGCCTGTGGACCCGCATCCGCGGTCAGCTGCTCTGGGCGCAGGCGCAAGGTATCTCCACTCACTGGCTGCGTCACACCACCCTGACCTGGGTGGAACGCAACTTCGGCTACGGTGTGGCCCGCGCCTACGCCGGACACACCGACAGCACCGGCGCCGCGACCACCACCTACATCAAGGCCGATATCCACGCTGTCGCCACCGCGTTGGCCGCGATGACCGGCCAACCCCACCCCCTCGCTGTTCCGGTCGACGAACTCCACCCCGTCTGGCGAAGAAGCGGTACCGGAACTTGA
- a CDS encoding FAD-dependent monooxygenase, producing the protein MTETTIETTPVLIVGGSLVGLSAAVFLAWRGIPAMVVERHAGSSVHPRAIGYTTRTLELFRATGVELPPSEHGSKPPRRARVESLAGTWFQEYPWTPPSTTNGPAIEYSPVHATAIAQDRLEPILRQRAVELGAQLRPSTEMIGFGQDADGVTATLRRRDDGSEYQVRAQYLVAADGATSPIRNALGIGRSGEGLLSVQRSILFRAPLEEYLAKGIVQFEIEQDDFTPFLITYSDGRWVLMLDDDLDRDEAAQRAAIERAIGRSDLPIDVIAGGRWELAALIADRYSAGRVFLAGDAAHQLPPNRGGFGANTGIDDAHNLAWKLAAVLSGESTPGLLETYSAERRPIALLRHEQLFARADYKAFLKTPKSDVPVLPEDAIELGQLYRSAAVLGAGAELPAALRPDEWAGQPGTRAPHLRILVDGTEESTLDLFQRGWVLVSEDDHWTEPVAAAIRATGVTVRLVLIGVDAKAVDPRPFGATYGVHDSGATLVRPDGYIAWRAVDAPADPARALADALGRAADSIRTARPPQSTLEQRIQRLEDSEEIRTLTARYAHAVNQGWDGKTLDVQTIPEIFAPDASWEGTHYHAIRGAGAIAAALPEATSAIEAALHSFMNPIVTVSGDTATGQWQFWVASAMDGEFGAAFMNSRLTYTRTAAGWRIQTVREGQARRGRFA; encoded by the coding sequence ATGACCGAGACAACCATCGAGACCACACCGGTGCTCATCGTCGGCGGCAGCCTGGTAGGGCTGTCCGCTGCCGTCTTCCTCGCCTGGCGGGGAATCCCTGCCATGGTGGTGGAGCGGCATGCCGGCAGTTCGGTGCATCCGCGCGCGATCGGCTACACCACTCGGACGCTGGAGTTGTTTCGCGCCACCGGAGTCGAGTTGCCACCCTCCGAGCATGGCAGCAAGCCACCACGACGCGCCCGAGTGGAGAGCCTGGCGGGCACCTGGTTCCAGGAGTATCCGTGGACGCCGCCGAGCACGACGAACGGACCCGCGATCGAATACTCCCCCGTGCACGCGACGGCCATCGCCCAGGATCGGCTGGAACCGATCCTGCGGCAGCGGGCAGTGGAATTGGGCGCTCAGCTGCGGCCCAGTACCGAGATGATCGGCTTCGGTCAGGACGCCGATGGCGTGACCGCCACCCTGCGACGCCGCGACGACGGCAGCGAATATCAGGTGCGTGCACAGTATCTGGTGGCAGCCGACGGGGCAACCAGCCCGATTCGCAATGCACTGGGTATCGGCCGCAGTGGTGAGGGATTGTTGTCGGTGCAACGCAGCATCCTGTTTCGCGCTCCTCTCGAGGAGTACCTCGCTAAAGGGATCGTGCAGTTCGAAATCGAGCAGGACGATTTCACGCCGTTTCTGATCACCTACTCCGACGGCCGCTGGGTCCTGATGCTCGACGACGACCTCGACCGGGACGAGGCCGCCCAACGCGCGGCCATCGAGCGCGCGATCGGCCGCAGCGACCTACCTATCGACGTGATCGCCGGCGGCCGGTGGGAGCTGGCCGCGCTCATCGCCGATCGATACTCCGCCGGGCGAGTGTTCCTCGCCGGCGACGCCGCCCACCAATTGCCGCCCAATCGTGGGGGTTTCGGCGCCAACACCGGCATCGACGACGCACACAACCTGGCCTGGAAGCTGGCGGCGGTGTTGTCGGGCGAGTCCACCCCGGGCCTGCTGGAGACCTACAGCGCCGAACGGCGCCCGATCGCACTGCTGCGGCACGAACAACTCTTCGCACGCGCCGACTACAAAGCATTCCTGAAGACCCCCAAATCGGACGTACCGGTACTGCCCGAGGACGCGATCGAACTCGGCCAGCTCTATCGCTCGGCCGCAGTCCTCGGCGCGGGCGCGGAGCTGCCGGCGGCGCTGCGCCCCGACGAATGGGCCGGCCAACCCGGCACCCGCGCCCCGCACCTGCGAATCCTGGTGGACGGCACCGAAGAATCCACGCTGGATCTCTTCCAGCGCGGCTGGGTGCTGGTGTCCGAGGACGACCACTGGACAGAACCGGTCGCCGCAGCCATTCGCGCCACCGGTGTCACAGTGCGGCTCGTGCTGATCGGCGTCGACGCGAAAGCGGTCGACCCACGGCCGTTCGGAGCGACCTACGGCGTGCACGACTCCGGTGCGACCCTGGTACGTCCGGACGGTTACATCGCCTGGCGCGCCGTGGACGCCCCCGCCGATCCCGCCCGCGCGCTGGCCGACGCGCTCGGCCGGGCCGCCGACTCGATCCGCACCGCCCGCCCACCGCAATCCACTCTCGAACAACGGATTCAGCGACTGGAAGATAGCGAAGAGATCCGTACCCTCACCGCCCGCTACGCCCACGCGGTGAACCAAGGTTGGGACGGCAAAACCCTTGATGTGCAGACGATCCCGGAGATCTTCGCCCCCGATGCCAGCTGGGAAGGCACCCACTACCACGCCATCCGAGGCGCCGGCGCCATCGCAGCAGCGCTGCCCGAGGCCACCTCGGCGATCGAGGCCGCCCTCCACTCGTTCATGAATCCGATCGTCACCGTCTCCGGCGACACTGCGACCGGACAGTGGCAATTCTGGGTAGCATCCGCGATGGACGGCGAATTCGGTGCTGCATTCATGAATTCCAGGCTGACCTACACCCGCACCGCCGCCGGCTGGCGAATCCAGACCGTGCGCGAGGGCCAGGCCCGACGGGGGCGGTTCGCATGA
- a CDS encoding helix-turn-helix domain-containing protein, whose product MGPSPGKSSNCSLTSKEPNVNNVDLYSYLVHELHQFGVLLREWRGRASPGGVGCTGQNGSRRTPGLRREELAELSLVSADYIKRLEQGRARPSLQVLRAVADALGLSRAEYEHLCILTGHAVAQPGRVDRRIRPATRQLLDRLDDVAVGVFDATWTLLSYNTLGDELCGDPAALGPRDRNMVWRYFTNTTNCVADSRRQELEYEASLVADLRETASRYPTDPGLTALIADLMKQSPRFAELWVTGATAKFAHRRGSIDHPELGLIHTDGHVLTVPEGDLKLYLFTVEPGSSDARKVAELAARAKSAR is encoded by the coding sequence ATGGGGCCATCGCCCGGAAAGTCTTCCAATTGCTCGCTGACAAGCAAAGAGCCGAACGTGAACAACGTTGATTTGTATAGTTATTTGGTGCACGAGCTCCACCAGTTCGGTGTGTTGCTTCGGGAGTGGCGCGGGCGCGCCTCCCCGGGCGGAGTGGGGTGCACCGGCCAGAATGGTTCCCGCCGCACGCCCGGTCTGCGGCGCGAGGAACTGGCCGAGCTCAGTCTGGTGTCGGCGGACTACATCAAACGTCTCGAACAGGGCCGCGCCCGGCCATCGCTGCAAGTGCTCCGAGCGGTTGCCGATGCGCTGGGCCTGTCCCGGGCCGAGTACGAGCATTTGTGCATCCTCACCGGCCATGCGGTGGCGCAGCCGGGGCGGGTCGACCGGCGTATCCGTCCGGCCACGCGGCAGCTGCTCGATCGTCTCGACGATGTGGCCGTGGGTGTGTTCGACGCGACATGGACACTGTTGTCCTACAACACACTTGGTGACGAACTGTGCGGTGATCCGGCTGCGCTCGGTCCGCGCGACCGCAATATGGTGTGGCGGTACTTCACCAACACCACCAACTGCGTTGCCGATTCGCGGCGCCAGGAGCTGGAGTACGAGGCATCGCTGGTAGCCGATTTGCGCGAGACCGCCAGCCGTTACCCGACCGACCCTGGTCTCACTGCTCTCATCGCCGACCTGATGAAACAGAGCCCGCGATTCGCCGAGCTCTGGGTCACCGGCGCCACAGCCAAATTCGCGCATCGGCGCGGGTCCATCGATCACCCCGAATTGGGTCTGATCCACACCGATGGCCACGTCCTGACAGTTCCCGAGGGTGATTTGAAGCTGTACCTCTTCACCGTCGAGCCCGGGTCGTCCGACGCCCGTAAAGTCGCCGAGCTTGCCGCCCGCGCGAAATCAGCGCGATGA
- a CDS encoding NADP-dependent oxidoreductase, with protein MKAVQFHWYGPPSVLRVCDIEAPHAGPGEIRIRVTASGVTPSETALRAGGLRERVPLTLPHTTGFDAAGVVDEVGSGVTDVGAGDEVFGVTASARLGGTNAEYAVLAAWAPKPSTWSWEEAGGAAANVETATRVLDRLGVASGHTVLIQGAAGGVGTTAVQLAVARGATVIGTASERNHRFLRLLGATPTTYGQRLADRVRALAPAGVDAVFDCAGGALPDLLAIAGDAKRVVTIADFDAANYGVHLSTTAGGADADPPALHGLRTAAALGEGDRLRIPLAAAFPLAEAAAAHELSESRHARGKIVLRN; from the coding sequence ATGAAAGCTGTTCAGTTTCACTGGTACGGACCGCCCAGCGTACTGCGGGTTTGTGACATCGAGGCGCCGCACGCCGGCCCGGGAGAGATCCGGATCCGGGTCACGGCATCCGGAGTGACGCCCAGTGAGACGGCCCTGCGGGCGGGTGGGCTGCGTGAGCGGGTGCCTCTTACGTTGCCGCACACAACGGGTTTCGACGCGGCTGGGGTGGTCGACGAGGTTGGTAGCGGTGTCACCGATGTCGGTGCCGGTGACGAAGTGTTCGGCGTCACAGCGAGCGCTCGGCTGGGCGGAACCAATGCCGAGTACGCCGTCCTGGCTGCCTGGGCACCGAAACCGTCGACCTGGAGCTGGGAGGAGGCTGGGGGCGCGGCCGCCAATGTCGAGACTGCGACGCGGGTCCTGGATCGCCTCGGGGTCGCGTCCGGCCACACCGTACTGATCCAGGGCGCGGCCGGTGGGGTAGGAACGACTGCCGTCCAACTCGCCGTCGCCCGCGGTGCCACCGTCATCGGTACCGCGAGCGAGCGCAACCACCGGTTCCTGCGCTTGTTGGGCGCGACGCCCACCACTTACGGGCAGCGCCTGGCCGATCGCGTGCGGGCACTGGCTCCGGCCGGGGTGGACGCGGTATTCGATTGCGCCGGAGGCGCGTTGCCGGATCTACTCGCCATCGCCGGAGATGCGAAACGGGTGGTGACGATCGCAGACTTCGACGCGGCGAACTATGGGGTGCACCTGTCGACCACCGCCGGAGGAGCCGACGCCGACCCGCCGGCATTGCACGGACTGCGGACCGCCGCGGCACTCGGCGAGGGGGATCGGTTACGGATTCCGCTGGCGGCGGCATTCCCGCTCGCCGAGGCCGCTGCCGCCCACGAGCTGAGTGAGAGCCGCCATGCCCGCGGAAAGATTGTGCTGCGCAACTGA
- a CDS encoding TetR/AcrR family transcriptional regulator, whose product MLRSDARDNRERILAVARNVFATEGLDVPMREIARRARVGAATLYRRFPTKEALVTAAFAEQMTACTAVVQEGLASADAWQGFRLVVEKILEMHALDRGFATAFTTEFPTQARTFGTDRDRTVRALLELIRRAKESGELRADFVVEDFLLAMMANHGIRTGTPAATLAASRRFTALIIQSFQAHPAVTALPPPVHLPLTPPR is encoded by the coding sequence ATGCTGCGTTCGGATGCCCGCGACAACCGCGAACGCATCCTCGCAGTAGCGCGGAACGTATTCGCGACCGAGGGTTTGGACGTGCCGATGCGCGAGATCGCGCGACGGGCCCGTGTCGGGGCAGCCACCCTGTATCGCCGCTTCCCGACGAAGGAAGCCCTGGTCACAGCGGCGTTCGCCGAACAGATGACCGCCTGCACAGCCGTCGTACAGGAGGGGTTGGCCAGCGCCGACGCCTGGCAGGGCTTCCGCCTGGTGGTCGAGAAGATACTGGAGATGCACGCCCTCGACCGCGGCTTCGCCACCGCCTTCACCACCGAATTCCCCACGCAGGCCCGCACGTTCGGCACCGACCGCGATCGCACCGTGCGGGCCCTGCTCGAACTCATCCGGCGCGCAAAGGAATCCGGCGAACTCCGCGCCGACTTCGTCGTGGAGGACTTCCTCCTCGCGATGATGGCCAACCACGGCATCCGCACCGGCACTCCCGCGGCCACTCTTGCCGCCTCCCGCCGATTCACCGCGCTGATCATCCAATCCTTCCAGGCCCACCCGGCTGTGACTGCGCTCCCGCCGCCCGTCCATCTCCCCCTCACTCCACCCCGGTAG